A stretch of DNA from Pristis pectinata isolate sPriPec2 chromosome 35, sPriPec2.1.pri, whole genome shotgun sequence:
GCTCAGATAATGAATGAAACACTCTCGCTGCCAAACCCAGATAGATAAAGGGCAGGAAGGGGGCAGTCAGCTTGAGTCCATGGCAGCTCTTGCAAAGAGCCCCACAAATAGCTCCCCCCAAACATTTGTCCAGTTCTGTTTCATAAGTTCCTGTTGACTCTGCTTTGAGCACccccatcgcccccccccccccccccaccatctcagATCTCAGCAGCACCTTGTACTGTTACGGCACAGGAGGAAGACATTCAGCCCAGAGGCTGTATCGGTTCCCAGTAGACCAATGCCCTCAGCTTCATTCTCCTGCAAATCACCCTCCCTCCATGcccattcacttcctccacagGCCCCGAGTGATTCTGTTTCCTCCCCTCCCACTGAGTTCCAGATCATGACCACTCAGTTACAAGGTTCTTCCTCCTTGCGATTTTGCCCAAAATGTTTTATCTGTATTCCCTGGTCCTTGATCCATCCATCTGTCAGTGGGAAAagctgaggcagcacctcagcaCCACCTCACAATTCCAGGgagccagattcaatcctgactttgggtgctgtctatgtggagtcttCGCATTCTCTCTGCGGctgcatgggtttgctccggattcctcccacatcccaaagaagagcTTGTTGGGAGGTTAAATGGCTGCATGAgttactgcaagaaactacagagttgtggacacagctcagcacatcacagaaactagcctctcctatagggactctgtctacacagtcatagagtactacagcacagaaacaggccattctgtccatctagtccatgctgacctgatcttctgcctagtcccatctacctacacctggaccatatccctccaaacccctcccatccatgtacctatccaaacttctcttaaatgttacaattgaacccacatccaccacttccaatggcagctcgttccacaattgcaccaccctctgaatgaagaaatttcccctcggaccccttaaatatttcacctttcaacctaaacctatgtcctctagttctagtctcacccaaccttagggggaaaaagcctgaatgcattcaccctatctatactcctcataattttgtatatctttacaagatctcccctcattctcctgtgctccagggaataaagttctaacctattccacctttccctataactcaggtcctcaagtcccagctaCACCCTTGTAAATTTtcattgcctcagtaaaacagccaacataatcaaagaccccacccaccccagacgttctctcttttcccctctcccatcgggcagaagatacaaaagcctgaaagctcgtaccaccaggctcaaggacagcttctatcccactgttataagattattgaaaggtcccctaatactataaaatggattcttgacctcactatctatctcgtcatggccttgcaccttattgtctgcctgcactgcactttctctgtaactgtaacacttcattctgcattgttattgcttgtCTCTTGCACCACCTCGATGCACTAAcgtgctgaaatgatctgtatggagagcacacaaaacaaaatttttcactgtacctcggtacaaaccaatttaccacatagtgtaagtaagtggcaaaagaaccaaaggggagttgatggacggGTGCGAGGGAGAATAAGATGTAGGGCTGCAGGGAtaggaggggaatgggattgatgggatactCTGCTGGGAACTAGactggacccaatgggccaaattgcctcctttTGTATGCTAATGAGCAGTGGTTTCCCTGTAATGTTTTATAATCCATCAAACCTTCTCCCAGCTTTCAGCAACTagctgtgtaaaaaaataacCAATTCATACAACCTTTAGATAATTCAATATGTCTGGTCCCAGCCCAACACCTCAGGAACTTGGAGTCAAAACTACCCCACATCTGGAAACTATCTGAATTCTCAGTTGGGGCTACAGGCATTGCCTAGGAGCAGCAACCCTGGCTGACTGATTCCAGCCCAGATATTCAGCTCTACCCAAGCTTGTGTGGGTCTCAGGATGAACTGTCTGGGTTGGGATCTGCTGCCAAGTAGGACATTTGCAGTTGACCTGAGAATAATCCCTGTATTGGATCATGATGTCAATAGTTCCAAAGTCTACAGGAGATTGTCTCATCTCTGAAATAAACAGTAGGTGATGCAGAGTGTTAAGCATTGATTAATCAGGCCGTATCAAGGTCTGATTAAATCCCCAGGCATGAGGTACAAGTTGGAAACAAAAAGTGGGGTTTATATATAGGATAACAGATGCCCAGGAGTGAGAACTGAATCCAGAggttgggaaggggaggggaggggaggcagcagtttatatatagaataccAGATGTCTTTGCTCTATTTCTGAGAGTATTGCTGCCTTCCCCAGTGCCCTGGGGCAGTTCGATTCCTCTCACTAAAAATAAGATTTGGTTACTGTCGTGTAGCATTTTGGGAGATCCAGCTGTGTGttatttggctgctgtgttttgcGCATGACGGCAGCAACTGCACCACAGCCAAGAACTATAGGCCACGCCCTTCCCCTACCCTACACACTATAGGGACTCAGGGGAGGGATCAAACTGTGGGACTGCTGCATTGTCCTACACTTTGCAGAGATGCTGCGGGGCAAGGGGTATGGGCTTATGGGCTACAGGGTGTGAAATCTGGGGATAGTACACCATCCAGTGGGATTTCTGGGATTGCGGAGGCACTGCATTGCTCTGCTCTCTACAGACACACGGCAGGGCAACGAGACAGCGAGAGTGCTGCTGCACCATAGTGTTGCTCTACCCTGTGTTGACACATTACAGGAGCTGGGGTGTTGGCACTGGCACAAGGTCACCACGTTACAACTTAGAAtgcacaacagtacagcacaggaaaaggccctccagctcacgatgtctgtactgaccatgacccaaattaaactaatcccatctgcctgcacctgatccacatccctccattccctacatatttctctgtctttctaaaagcctcttaaacattgctattgcatctgcttccaccatttcacctgcagcctattccaggcacctaccactgtgtacaAAGAAACTTGCcgggcacatctcctttgaactttccccctctcatctgaacGCTACACTCCCTAGTATCTGATatcttcaccctgggaaaaagactgaccatctaacCTGTCCATGCCGCTCATAATTACATTAGTTGCCCTGCCCTGTACGCTGTGGGGACTGGCACTGTGGGGCTGAAGATCCGGTGAGAGACGGCTGACACTTAGGATGGAGGCACCGGTGCAGGATTGCGGGGATGGTGCAGGACTCCAGGGTCCAGGGTTGTGAGACGAGTGCGACATTGCGGAAGCTAGCGCTGCGAGTCTGCAGGGgcatgggggggtgggtgtgatgTTCCTGGGGCAGTGGttgcaagggacagggtggggCTCGCTGGGGCACAGGGGAAGGGGCGTGGCTAGCAGTAGGTTGCCAGGGGTGGAGTTTGGGGGAACGCGCCGCGGGGAGGGTGACGGTGAAGTGACACGGCTCATGGGAGCCCGCTGGGGACGGGTCTGGCAGGAGCGCACTGGGAGTGAAGTGACATGGAAAGGGCAAAGGCTGGCGGGAGCCCGCTAGGAGTGACGGGGAAGAGGTGGGACTCGGGAGCGTGCTGGGAGTCTGGCGGGAGCCCGCTGGGAGTGACGGGGAGGAGGAGGGACTCGGGAGTGCGCTGGGAGTCTGGCGGGAGCCCGCTGGGAGCGACGGGGAAGAGGTGGGACTCGGGAGCGCGCTGGGAGTCTGGCGGGAGCCCGCTGGGAGTGACGGGGAGGAGGTGGGACTCGGGAGCGCGCTGGGAGTCTGGCGGGAGCCCGCTGGGAGTGACGGGGAGGAGGTGGGACTCGGGAACGCGCTGGGAGTCTGGCGGGAGCCCGCTGGGAGTGACGGGGAGGAGGTGGGACTCGGGAGCGCGCTGGGAGTCTGGCGGGAGCCCGCTGGGAGTGACGGGGAGGAGGTGGGACTCGGGAGCGCGCTGGGGGTCTGGCGGGAGCCCGCTGGGAGCGACGGGGAAGAGGTGGGACTCGGGAGCGCGCTGGGAGTCTGGCGGGAGCCCGCTGGGAGTGACGGGGAGGAGGTGGGACTCGGGAACGCGCTGGGAGTCTGGCGGGAGCCCGCTGGGAGTGACGGGGAGGAGGTGGGACTCGGGAGCGCGCTGGGAGTCTGGCGGGAGCCCGCTGGGAGTGACGGGGAGGAGGTGGGACTCGGGAACGCGCTGGGAGTCTGGCGGGAGCCCGCTGGGAGTGACGGGGAGGAGGTGGGACTCGGGAACGCGCTGGGAGTCTTGGCGGGAGCCCGCTGGGAGTGACGGGGAGGAGGAGGGACTCGGGAGCGCGCTGGGAGTCTGGCGGGAGCCCGCTGGGAGTGACGGGGAGGAGGTGGGACTCGGGAGCGCGCTGGGAGTCTGGCGGGAGCCCGCTGGGTGTGACGGGAAAGGGGCGAGGTTGGCAGGAGCTTGCACGTGGCACCGGGGCAGGGCTGGTGGGACTGCATTGGGGGTTAGCAGCAGTTTGCATGCGGCgcgggggcaggggtggggctgGCAGGAgcgcgctggggggggggggtgggggtgaggtgatgGGCCGGCGGGAGCGCGCTGCAGTGAAGGGAAAGGGGCGGGGCCCTCGGGAGCGCGCATAGGGGCGGGGCAGAAGCGCGCAGGGGGTGGGGCTGGTAAGAGCGCGTGGCAGTGATGGGAAGGGCGGGGCCCGGCGGGAGCGCGCGCGCAGGGGGCGGGGCCCGGCGGGAGCGCGCGCGCAGgggcccgcccgcccgcccgccgccTCACCTTGTGCAGACACACGTTGATGACCTGGCTGCAGACGGCCTCCAGGTCGCGGGTGAGCAGCAGCCGCGAGTGCACGAAGCGGCAGAGCTCCTCGCTGCCCACGCTGTCCCACACGCCGTCGCAGGCCAGCACGACGAACTGGTCGGCGTCCGAGCGCTCCATCTCGTACACCTCGGGCTCGGGCGACACCAGCTGCTCGGTCTGGCCGCGGCCGGGCGCGCCCTTGAAGCCGAAGTCGCCGAGGGCGCGGGAGACGGCGAGCGAGCCGTTGACCCGCTGCAGGGTGACGGTGCCGCCCGCCCGCTGGATGCGCTGCTGCTCCCGCGGCAGGAACGGCTTGTGGTCCTGCGTGTAGAAGCAGGCGCCGCCGCCGCGGCACAGCACGGCCCGCGAGTCGCCGCAGTTGATGAAGAAGAGGTGCCGCGGCGAGACGGCGACGGCCACCGCGGTGGAGCCGCTGCGGTCGCCGCCCGCCGGCCGCCACAGCTTGTGCATGCGGCGGTCGAGCCGCAGGAAGCCGGCGCGGACGCCGCGCTTCACGTCCTCCACCGACAGCGCCGCCGGCGGCCGGAGGTCCAGGCTGCCGGTCACGTGGGGCAGCAGGTGCCGCGCGCAGTAGCGCGCCACTTTGGCGCCGCCGTGTCCGTCGAAGACGGCGAAGAAGGCCCAGGGCCGCAGGGCGCCGGGCAGGCTGGGCACCACCGTGTGCGCGTCCTCCATCTCCGGCCGCCACCCCTGCATGGCGGCCAGCCCGAACCGCAAGCCGTTGGCCGCCCCGTGATCCCGCTCCATCGTCGTCACCGGCTGCTCCAGGGCGATGGCGGCGGCCtcggcctcctcctcctcctcgccgCCCCGGAACCAGGCGCCGATCACCCGCTCCGTCTCCTTCACCAGGTGCCTGACGAAAGCCGAGACCTGCGGCATCAGGGTCGGGCTGTCGGGCGGGGGGCAGTTCCTCATCCCTCGGGCTCCTCGCTGCCTGCCCTGGGAACGCCGGCAACACCcagcgggccgggcagcatctgcggagggaggaGCGGAGACAGGGTCAAGGCTGACGGCTGGCTGGCCGGCCGGCCCTCGCCCGAGTCCCGGCGCGGTGGTACAGCACCGCCCTTGGAGtattagaacagcacagtacaggcccttcggcccacaatgttgtactgacattttatcctgctctaagatccatctaacccttccctcccacctagccccccatttcgctatcattcatgtgtctaagaggctcttaaatgcccctaatgtatctgcccccacaacctctgccggcagtgcgttccatgcacagatcaagtgtgtgtgcgcgtgtgtagtattgcgttcagttttggtcgccctggtATAGGAAAGGTgcgattaaactggaaggagagcagaaaagatctacgagggtgttgccaggacttgagggaccgagttatagggagaggttggacaggctaggactgcaTTCCTTGtagtataggagactgagaggtgacgtataaaaccatgaggggtatagatagggtgaatgcacacagtcttttcccagggttggggagtcacgaagtagagggcataggtttagggcgagaggggagagatttactgggaacctgaggggcaacttttttgtttacacacagagggtggtccgtatgtgaaaagagctgccagaagaagtggttgaggcaggtacattttcaatgtttaacggacagttgggcaggtatgtggttaggaaaggtttagaaggatatgggccaaacactgtcaaatgggacaagcttggatggggcatatTGGTCAGTaaggaccagatgggccaaaaggcctgtttccctactgtatcGTTAGTTCTATGACATAAgtctattgtcacatgcacacagTGAggtagaggtacagtgaaaaacttggtcgcagcatcatcacaggcacgtgggtacagacaacacacaaagtacatggataggaggggtttagagggatatgggaccagGTTGGTggacactttggtcagcatggatgaattgaaccaaagggcctgtttctatgtcgtATGATtctgacataaattatacatctcGGGTCTGgcacccttcaccagaactaggGAATAGATAGGAAAAAGTAAGATTGAGTTGttggagaagaggagggatgGGGCAAAGTTGTGACACCCGGTCAATAGGATAGTCATAGTGTTACAGgacaaacagacccttcagcccaccacatccatgctgaccttttcatccatctacactaattccatttgtctgcatttgaacatagaacagtgcagcacagaaatagatccTTCTGTCCATGATGCTTGTGCTGACcttggtgccaatttaaactaatcccatcttcctgaacatgatccacttccctccattccctgcccgttcacgtgcctgtctaaatgtctctttaagCGTTGCGATCATGTCTGGTTCCACTACTTCCCCTgacagcacactccaggcacctaccactctctgtttaaaaaaaactt
This window harbors:
- the LOC127586278 gene encoding protein phosphatase 1A-like, translating into MPQVSAFVRHLVKETERVIGAWFRGGEEEEEAEAAAIALEQPVTTMERDHGAANGLRFGLAAMQGWRPEMEDAHTVVPSLPGALRPWAFFAVFDGHGGAKVARYCARHLLPHVTGSLDLRPPAALSVEDVKRGVRAGFLRLDRRMHKLWRPAGGDRSGSTAVAVAVSPRHLFFINCGDSRAVLCRGGGACFYTQDHKPFLPREQQRIQRAGGTVTLQRVNGSLAVSRALGDFGFKGAPGRGQTEQLVSPEPEVYEMERSDADQFVVLACDGVWDSVGSEELCRFVHSRLLLTRDLEAVCSQVINVCLHKGSRDNMSIILVCFPGAPCVSEEALQREAQLDAIIEEKVQENFKRQLDEGEPNLFYLMQDLSEEEIPDLPPGGGLYSKRELITSIYNKLKDEHRAVSSRDSDESR